The Mycobacterium sp. EPa45 genomic interval CGGTTCAGGAAGTCGCGCTGGGGCGGGCTAAGAAAACTGCCCCTTGAGCAGCTCGGGCAACTGCTGCAGCAGCGTCGGCAGCGCTGTGCTGGCCGACTCCCGGATCGTGATCGTCGCGTTCGACGACAGTGGCGTCGGCTCGGGGTTGACCTCGACCACCACGGCTCCGCGGGCCAGCGCCACATCGGGCAGGCCGGCGGCCGGGTAGACGATCCCCGAGGTGCCGACGACCACCAGGACGTCGGCGGTGGCCACCGCTTCCACCGAGGCCTGCCACGGCTCGTCGGGCAGCTGTTCGCCGAACCAGACGATTCCCGGCCGGATCAGCCCGCCGCACTCGCATTGCGGCGGCATCTTCTCCAGTTCGGGCGCGGGCATGTCCGGCAGCGGACCGTGATAGCGCGAACCGCAGGCGTCGCACCAGAACTCGAACAGGCTGCCGTGCAGATGCTGCACCGGCTTACTGCCTGCCCGCTCGTGCAGGTTGTCGACGTTCTGGGTGATCACGGTGACCTCGGCGTGGTCCTGCCAGGCCGCCACGGCACGATGCCCATCGTTGGGCTCGACCTGCTGGACGAGGTGATGTCGCCACAGATACCAGGCCCACACCCGCTCGGGATGGTTCTGCCAACCGTCTGTGCTCGATAGTTCGTAAGGGTCGTACTTGGCCCACAAACCCGTCTTATCGTCGCGAAACGTCGGCACGCCGCTCTCGGCGGAGATCCCCGCCCCGCTCAGTACCGCGATACGCACACCCCCCAAAATAGCCGGTCTGGGCGATACTTAGCATGTGTCGGAATTGGGGGTCTGGTTACGCGTCGACGGACAGGCCACGCGTCCTCTATTTGATCAGCTGAGAACACAGATCATCGCGGGTATCCGGGACGGGCGATTGTCGCCCGGAACCCGGTTGCCGACGGTGCGCGAGCTGGCCGGCCAGCTGAACTTGGCCGTCAATACCGTCGCGCGGGCCTATCGGGAGCTGGAGACCGCCGGGATCGTCGAAACCCGTGGCCGCTTCGGGACATTCGTGGCGCGGGCTGATCCGGCCGACGCCGCCATGGCCGCCGCGGCGAACGCCTACGTGGAAGCCGCCCGTGCACTCGGGCTCGGCAAGCAGGAGGCGCTGGAGTATCTGGACCGCGCGTTCGGCTGAGCTGTCAGCCGAATTCCAGCAGGGTGTACGCGCCCCGGAAGCGCTTCGTCGGACCGAAGTGCCAGATGGCCGGCCACACCACGTTGAAGAAGAATCCGCGTCCCTTCGGCATCGGGATATCGTGCACCGCTTTGATTCCCGGCACGGTGTTGACCAGGTCGGCCAGCTGGACGGTGCTCAGGCTGAACGGCATCGGCGGCACCCGGTAGTGCTTGGAGGACCGCATCCCCCTGGGGGCGAGTTTCTTGACGAAAACCGGCGGCAGGTCGAAGAACATCTGACCACCCGGAAAACGCTTGGCGCACTCGGTGATAAGCCCCATCGCCTCGTCGGGTTGCAGATACATCAGCAGACCTTCGGCGGTGATGAATACACCGTCACCGGTATCAACCTGGTCCATCCAGCTGTAATCCAACGCCGACTGCGCCAGCACGGTGATCCGCGGTGCGGACGGGAGCAGGCGTTCGCGCAGCCCGATGACCGGCGGGAGGTCGACCGATATCCAGTGGAACTGCGGGTCACTGATGGCGTCGCTCAACCGCCAGAAGCTGGTCTGAAAACCTTCGGCCAGCGCGACGACGGTGGCCTTCGGATGCGCGCGCAGGTACTTCACAGCGCAGGCGTCGACAGCCAGCGAGCGCAGCGCCATCTCCTGACCTTTGCGGCCGAATTTGTCGAAGTCGAAATCGATGGAGTCGACGAGCGTGATGGCCATCGGGTCGCGCAGGATCGCCCCGGGCAGGCCTGCCTGATGAGCGCGGCCGTTAAGGGTCATCAGCGCGGTTTCCGATACCCCGTCCAGCTGGCCGGCGTCGATTTTGGGGCTGTTCATTTCAATACCTTCGCCAGGGTGCGCAGGTTGCGCGTGGTGGTCGATGACTTGTAGCGCTTCTTGCCCATCGTCTTTCCGATGGCCGAGTCCAGAGTCGACGTCCTGGGCACCTGCCAGTACAGGACGCCGTCACCGCGTTCGATCTTCTCGTCCGGTCCGGCGTCGTCGGCCAGGCCGGCGAGCTCGTCGAGGATGGCGGGATCGCTCACGAACGTCACATATGAATGGTGGCCCTCGACCTCGGGCTCGAACGGGTAACCGTCGGCGACCGCGCGGACGGTCTCGAGGTCGTAGACCAACACCCAGGCGTCATAGCCGAAGGCATCACGAAGTGCCGCTTCGGCTTTCGTGCGCACAGTCTTCGCGGCGGCGGTGCTGTCGAGCAACACGTTGCCGCTGGCGAGGATGGTGCGGACATTCTTGAAGCCGGCGCCAGTGAAGGCTGCGGCGACGTCGGCCATTTTCATGGTCGTTCCGCTCACGTTCACACCGCGCAGGAAAGCCGCGTAGCGGGTCATGTTCTCGATGCTAGCGACGTAGGCTCGGGGGATGTCCCGTCAGGTGTTCGACGACAAGCTATTGGCGGTGATCGCGGGCAACAAACTGGGCGTGCTCGCGACCATCAAACGTGACGGCCGCCCACAGCTGTCCAACGTGACGTATCACTTCGAGCCGCGCAACCTCGTCGTCGAAGTATCGATCACCGAACCGCGCGCCAAGACGCGCAACCTGCGTCGTGATCCGCGGGCCTCGATCCTGGTCTCGTCGGACGACGGCTGGTCATATGCGGTCGCCGAGGGCAACGCGATCCTCAGCCCACCGGCGGCGGACCCGACCGACGACACCGTCGAGGCGCTCATCGCGCTGTATCGCAACGTCGCCGGTGAGCACCCGGACTGGGACGACTACCGCCGCGCCATGGTCACCGATCGCCGGGTGCTGCTGAAGCTGCCGATCTCCCACGTCTACGGGATGCCGCCCGGGATCCGCTGAATTGCCTGCCGTCACGTTAGTCTGACCAGCATGGCCGACTCAGAGTCCGAATCGCAGGACGACACCAAGCAGAAGTTCCGCGAGGCACTGGAACGCAAGAAGGCAAAATCGGCCAGTGGCTCCGCGCACACCGACGCCGGCAACAAGCACTCGCGTTCGCACGGGGCGGCTGGGAATCGGCGGGAATTCCGCCGCAAGAGCGGCTAACCCGCGGCTTGCTCGGAAAGTTCTGCCGCAGGGCGTGATTCCTGCCGAAGGATTGCCCCCAGGCAAACCAGCGCGAGCACCCCGACTCCGATCGCGAACACGGTGCCGCCGGTGCGAAGCCCCCACGCCTGCGCAGCGAATCCCTCGCCGATCACCGGGATCGAGATCGCGATATAGGCCACCACGAAATACGTCGAGCTGACCTCGGCGCGCCGCTCCGCAGGGGTCAGTTCGGCGACTGCGGCCAAGCCGCGGCTGAAGCTGATGCCCTGACCGATACCGGCCACCACAGCAGCGATGATCAATCCGATCAGTGACGAATAGTGCAGTGCGACAACGAGAATGCCCATCCCGACCGTCAGGATCGCGCAACCCAGCGCGACTGCGCGTTGCGGAGGGATGCGGGTGCCGGCGATCTGGGCGATCGCCGAGGCGCCGAAAATGGAGCCGGCCATCAAGCCGGCAAGCGCATGGTTCCCGATTCCGATGATGTTGGTCAGCAGCGAGGGCGCCACCGAGGTGAACAGGCCCGTGACGGCGAAACCGGCGAAAGCGGCCAGCGAGGCGGTGATGAACACCGACCGTACCTCAGGCGGCACCGAAAGCCGTTGCAGCCCGAGCTTTCCGGTGCGGCTCGAGGTTTCCGGCACCAGCAGGATCGCGATCGCGGCCAGCACCATGAGCGCGATGTGCACGATGTAGGTGAGCTTCAACGGGCTCGGCGCGTATTGCGCGAGCACGCCGGCCAGTACCGGGCCGCTGCCGAGGCCGCCCATATTGGCGATCGTGGCGACCGCCGCCGCGCGGGTCTTCCAGCTCTCCGGCGCGG includes:
- a CDS encoding NAD-dependent deacylase is translated as MRIAVLSGAGISAESGVPTFRDDKTGLWAKYDPYELSSTDGWQNHPERVWAWYLWRHHLVQQVEPNDGHRAVAAWQDHAEVTVITQNVDNLHERAGSKPVQHLHGSLFEFWCDACGSRYHGPLPDMPAPELEKMPPQCECGGLIRPGIVWFGEQLPDEPWQASVEAVATADVLVVVGTSGIVYPAAGLPDVALARGAVVVEVNPEPTPLSSNATITIRESASTALPTLLQQLPELLKGQFS
- a CDS encoding GntR family transcriptional regulator, with the protein product MSELGVWLRVDGQATRPLFDQLRTQIIAGIRDGRLSPGTRLPTVRELAGQLNLAVNTVARAYRELETAGIVETRGRFGTFVARADPADAAMAAAANAYVEAARALGLGKQEALEYLDRAFG
- a CDS encoding class I SAM-dependent methyltransferase: MNSPKIDAGQLDGVSETALMTLNGRAHQAGLPGAILRDPMAITLVDSIDFDFDKFGRKGQEMALRSLAVDACAVKYLRAHPKATVVALAEGFQTSFWRLSDAISDPQFHWISVDLPPVIGLRERLLPSAPRITVLAQSALDYSWMDQVDTGDGVFITAEGLLMYLQPDEAMGLITECAKRFPGGQMFFDLPPVFVKKLAPRGMRSSKHYRVPPMPFSLSTVQLADLVNTVPGIKAVHDIPMPKGRGFFFNVVWPAIWHFGPTKRFRGAYTLLEFG
- a CDS encoding DUF1697 domain-containing protein, producing the protein MTRYAAFLRGVNVSGTTMKMADVAAAFTGAGFKNVRTILASGNVLLDSTAAAKTVRTKAEAALRDAFGYDAWVLVYDLETVRAVADGYPFEPEVEGHHSYVTFVSDPAILDELAGLADDAGPDEKIERGDGVLYWQVPRTSTLDSAIGKTMGKKRYKSSTTTRNLRTLAKVLK
- a CDS encoding PPOX class F420-dependent oxidoreductase → MSRQVFDDKLLAVIAGNKLGVLATIKRDGRPQLSNVTYHFEPRNLVVEVSITEPRAKTRNLRRDPRASILVSSDDGWSYAVAEGNAILSPPAADPTDDTVEALIALYRNVAGEHPDWDDYRRAMVTDRRVLLKLPISHVYGMPPGIR
- a CDS encoding DUF5302 domain-containing protein, translating into MADSESESQDDTKQKFREALERKKAKSASGSAHTDAGNKHSRSHGAAGNRREFRRKSG
- a CDS encoding MFS transporter; amino-acid sequence: MTPGRGFAFALLAYAFAAIMVGTTLPTPLYALYSDQMHFAVLTTTVIYATYAGGVLFALLVFGRWSDAVGRRPVLLAGVGCAMVSAAVFLVADSVPELLVGRVLSGLSAGIFTGTATAAVIEAAPESWKTRAAAVATIANMGGLGSGPVLAGVLAQYAPSPLKLTYIVHIALMVLAAIAILLVPETSSRTGKLGLQRLSVPPEVRSVFITASLAAFAGFAVTGLFTSVAPSLLTNIIGIGNHALAGLMAGSIFGASAIAQIAGTRIPPQRAVALGCAILTVGMGILVVALHYSSLIGLIIAAVVAGIGQGISFSRGLAAVAELTPAERRAEVSSTYFVVAYIAISIPVIGEGFAAQAWGLRTGGTVFAIGVGVLALVCLGAILRQESRPAAELSEQAAG